The Streptomyces sp. NBC_01268 genome segment GACCACCGCGCCGCCGGCCCCGCCGACCGCCGGGGACCCGGCGGACGGCGCGGCCGAGTGACGGTCAGTCGCCCAGGACCCGGCGCAGGTAGTCGTTGGCGAACCGCCGCTCGGGGTCGAGCCGGTCGCGCAGCGCCGTGAACTCGGCGAACCGTGGATAGGCCTTCTCGAAGTAGGCGGCGTCCCGGGTGTGCACCTTGCCCCAGTGCGGGCGGCCGCCGTGCGCGGTCATGATGCGCTCCACCGCGGTGAAGTACGCGCGGTGGGGCGTCCCCCTGTAGAGGTGCACGGCGATGTACGCCGACTCCCGGCCCGAGGCGGTCGAGAGCGCGATGTCGTCGGCGGGTGCCGTCCGCACCTCCACCGGGAAGCTCACCTTCAGCGGCGAGCGCTCCACCATCGCCTTCAGCTCGCGCAGCGCCGCCACGGCCGCCTCGCGCGGCAGGGCGTACTCCATCTCCAGGAAGCGCACCCGGCGCGGCGAGGTGAACACCTTGTAGGGGATGTCGGTGTACGTACGGGCCGACAGCGCCCGGCTGGAGACCTTCGCGATCGACGGGACGAGCGGCGGCATGGCGCGGCCGACCGCGCAGGCGACCTGGAAGATCCCGTTGGAGAGCAGCTCGTCCTCGATCCAGCCGCTCACCTTCCCGGGCGGGGCCGCGGGACCCGCGCTGCGGTTGTTGCGCTTGGTGTTGCAGTTGTCCGTGTGGGGGAACCAGTAGAACTCGAAGTGCTCGTTCTCCGCGTGGAGCGCGTCGAACTCCGAGGTCACCTGGTCGAAGGACATCGGCTCCTCCCGCGCGGTGAGCAGGAAGACCGGCTCCACGGCGAAGGTGAGGGCGGTGACCACACCCAGGGCGCCGAGGCCGATCCTGGCGGCGGCGAACACCTCGGGGTTCTCCGTGGGGGAGCAGGTCATCAGGTGCCCGTCGGCGGTGACCAGTTCGAGCGCGCGGATCTGCGCGGCGATCGAGGCCGAGTCGCGCCCGGTGCCGTGGGTGCCCGTGGAGGTGGCCCCGGCGACGGTCTGCTCCATGATGTCGCCCATGTTGGTGAGCGACAGGCCCTCCCGGGCCAGCGCCACGTTGAGCCGCTTCAGCGGGGTGCCGGACTCCACGGTGACGGTCATCGCCTCGCGGTCGATCCGGCGGATCCCGGTGAGCAGATGGGGCCGGACGAGCACGCCGTCCGTCGCCGCGATCGAGGTGAAGGAGTGGCCGGTGCCGACCGTCTTCACCCGCAGCCCGTCCTCGGCCGCCTTGCGCACGGTGTCGGCGAGCTCCTCGGCGGAGGCCGGGCTCACCTCCCGTACGGGACGGGAGGTGACGTTCCCCGCCCAGTTACGCCATGTTCCGCTCGCCGTCCCGCTGTTCCCCCACCGCTGGTTCGTGCTCTCGCCCACTCTGCCCCTCCCGCGTCGGCACCGGCCTGCGCAGCCGGCGGTGGCCCAGGAGCGCCACCGCGACCGCGAGCGCACCCGAGGCGACGGGCACCACGTACC includes the following:
- a CDS encoding D-arabinono-1,4-lactone oxidase — translated: MGESTNQRWGNSGTASGTWRNWAGNVTSRPVREVSPASAEELADTVRKAAEDGLRVKTVGTGHSFTSIAATDGVLVRPHLLTGIRRIDREAMTVTVESGTPLKRLNVALAREGLSLTNMGDIMEQTVAGATSTGTHGTGRDSASIAAQIRALELVTADGHLMTCSPTENPEVFAAARIGLGALGVVTALTFAVEPVFLLTAREEPMSFDQVTSEFDALHAENEHFEFYWFPHTDNCNTKRNNRSAGPAAPPGKVSGWIEDELLSNGIFQVACAVGRAMPPLVPSIAKVSSRALSARTYTDIPYKVFTSPRRVRFLEMEYALPREAAVAALRELKAMVERSPLKVSFPVEVRTAPADDIALSTASGRESAYIAVHLYRGTPHRAYFTAVERIMTAHGGRPHWGKVHTRDAAYFEKAYPRFAEFTALRDRLDPERRFANDYLRRVLGD